In the genome of Rhodoferax fermentans, one region contains:
- a CDS encoding iron uptake protein has protein sequence MTKPTPQDAAPRGRTQLAVLHRLAAALLGSYAFTWGFTALGVAALVALGVEFHEAETAMLLLAFLVFLGLFLWAFAATQLSRVWAVLGGGALCMTAAALGWQQFLLS, from the coding sequence ATGACCAAGCCCACACCCCAAGACGCCGCCCCACGCGGGCGTACACAGCTGGCCGTTCTCCATCGCCTTGCCGCTGCCTTGCTCGGCAGCTACGCCTTCACCTGGGGCTTCACCGCCCTGGGGGTGGCCGCTCTGGTGGCGCTGGGGGTGGAATTCCACGAAGCCGAGACAGCGATGCTGCTGCTCGCCTTCCTGGTTTTCCTGGGCCTGTTCCTGTGGGCTTTCGCAGCCACCCAGCTCAGCCGTGTTTGGGCGGTCCTGGGGGGTGGTGCACTGTGCATGACTGCTGCTGCCTTGGGTTGGCAGCAGTTTCTCCTTTCCTGA
- a CDS encoding DUF3325 domain-containing protein, translating to MAEALTLCLAALLSFIGMGWLALSLEVHWQQAFGHQAVLTARATQRLRLLGWMGLLLSAVFCFIADRPSMAVLVWLMLLAASASLITQVLAWRAPWLRMLVMRIRR from the coding sequence ATGGCTGAGGCACTGACGCTGTGCCTGGCGGCACTGTTGTCTTTCATCGGCATGGGCTGGCTGGCACTCAGCCTGGAGGTGCATTGGCAGCAGGCTTTTGGCCACCAGGCCGTGTTGACCGCCCGAGCCACCCAGCGGCTGCGCCTGCTCGGCTGGATGGGTCTGCTGCTGTCCGCGGTGTTCTGCTTTATCGCCGACCGGCCGTCGATGGCGGTGCTGGTCTGGCTCATGCTGCTGGCGGCGTCCGCCAGCTTGATCACGCAGGTGCTCGCCTGGCGGGCGCCTTGGCTGCGGATGCTGGTGATGCGGATCAGGCGCTGA
- a CDS encoding molybdenum cofactor biosynthesis protein MoaE yields the protein MKQDPAWVSIQTQDFDLNAEIAALRAQDGRVGAVCSFVGTVRDRTAGQPGQISSLELEHYPGMTEAAIEAMIDAALQRFDIYGARVIHRIGLLQPLDQIVLVAVTSAHRGESFAACEFLMDYLKTQAPFWKKETSPEGACWVDARVSDDAALARWGIDTRNS from the coding sequence TTGAAGCAAGACCCTGCATGGGTATCGATTCAGACCCAGGACTTTGACCTGAATGCCGAGATCGCCGCCCTGCGTGCCCAGGATGGCCGCGTCGGTGCGGTGTGTAGTTTTGTCGGCACCGTGCGCGACCGTACTGCTGGCCAGCCGGGCCAGATCAGCAGCCTAGAGCTGGAGCATTACCCGGGCATGACCGAAGCCGCGATCGAGGCCATGATCGATGCTGCCCTGCAACGCTTTGACATCTATGGCGCGCGTGTCATCCACCGCATTGGGTTGTTGCAGCCGCTGGACCAGATTGTGCTGGTGGCCGTGACCTCGGCCCACCGGGGTGAGAGTTTTGCCGCCTGCGAGTTCCTGATGGACTACCTCAAGACCCAGGCACCGTTCTGGAAAAAGGAAACCAGCCCTGAGGGTGCGTGCTGGGTCGATGCCCGCGTCAGCGACGATGCGGCGCTGGCCCGCTGGGGCATTGATACACGCAACAGCTGA
- a CDS encoding PepSY-associated TM helix domain-containing protein — protein MSPHFRQAMTWLHTWMGLVLGFVLMAAFFFGALSVFDREIDRWAIPETRFEPQPMPSFDKVLQPVYAQLRPHPSDMVATQQRVIGSLPSPETMPMSSLYAYTTHRDPVLAIGGEFDVPNKLKDDADEHAHVHGWATIDPRSGQFLPDDKLKIGSGWFYPMHYQLNWSWLNLGSWLVGLAGFSMLVALVTGVIMHRKIFREFFTFRPWKRTQRSALDLHNLSGVLALPFHFFFALTGLVIFASTVYFPVGHTLLKPLHEQHEVLEARRTGLPHEPAGVAAPLASVDAMVLEAKRRWAARDMPGEVGLLFIEHLGDANGYVSLYRAGSDQVALVGQAIHFKASTGEVLREEPPPSAVGGINEFLTGLHLQHFEHWLLRWLYVLGGLLGCVCIATGFIFFVEKRKRKHAESGSQGSRVVDALAVTTVTGMVIATVGMLVVNRVLPSHLVGKGEWEKLAFWGLWVLAMLHAFVRSAPVAQARLNPAWREQCWGITVLALAAVALNWLSTGDHLFKTMVSEPYWAVAGVDLSLLASAGIAVWVARKLAQRDQAHLPQLTAEVAHG, from the coding sequence ATGTCTCCCCACTTCCGCCAAGCGATGACCTGGCTGCACACCTGGATGGGCCTGGTCCTGGGTTTTGTGCTGATGGCCGCATTTTTCTTTGGTGCCTTGTCGGTGTTTGATCGCGAGATCGACCGCTGGGCGATTCCTGAAACGCGCTTCGAGCCGCAGCCCATGCCCAGTTTCGACAAGGTATTACAGCCGGTTTATGCCCAACTCAGGCCGCATCCATCTGACATGGTGGCGACACAACAGCGCGTCATCGGCAGCTTGCCGAGCCCCGAGACGATGCCCATGTCCTCACTCTACGCCTACACCACACACCGCGACCCGGTGCTGGCCATTGGCGGCGAGTTCGATGTGCCCAACAAGCTCAAGGACGACGCCGACGAACACGCACATGTCCATGGCTGGGCGACCATCGACCCGCGCTCGGGCCAGTTCCTGCCCGACGACAAGCTCAAGATTGGCAGCGGCTGGTTCTACCCCATGCACTACCAGCTGAACTGGTCGTGGCTGAACCTGGGCTCCTGGCTGGTGGGTCTGGCCGGGTTCAGCATGCTGGTGGCGCTGGTCACCGGGGTGATCATGCACCGCAAGATCTTTCGCGAATTTTTCACCTTCCGCCCCTGGAAGCGCACCCAGCGCAGTGCGCTGGACCTGCACAACCTGAGCGGCGTGCTCGCCCTGCCCTTCCACTTTTTCTTCGCCCTCACCGGGCTGGTGATCTTTGCCAGCACGGTTTATTTTCCGGTTGGCCACACCTTGCTCAAGCCCTTGCACGAACAGCACGAGGTGTTGGAGGCCCGGCGCACCGGCCTGCCGCACGAGCCAGCGGGTGTCGCCGCGCCGCTGGCCTCGGTCGATGCGATGGTGTTGGAGGCCAAGCGGCGCTGGGCGGCGCGCGACATGCCGGGTGAGGTGGGCTTGCTCTTCATCGAACACCTGGGCGATGCCAACGGCTACGTCAGCCTGTACCGCGCTGGCAGCGACCAAGTCGCACTGGTCGGCCAGGCCATCCACTTCAAAGCCAGCACCGGCGAGGTGCTGCGCGAGGAGCCGCCGCCCAGCGCGGTGGGCGGTATCAACGAGTTCCTCACCGGCCTGCATCTGCAACACTTCGAGCACTGGCTGCTGCGCTGGCTCTACGTGCTGGGTGGCCTGCTGGGCTGCGTTTGTATTGCCACCGGCTTCATTTTCTTTGTCGAAAAACGCAAAAGAAAACACGCCGAGTCCGGCAGCCAAGGCAGCCGCGTCGTTGATGCGCTGGCGGTGACAACGGTCACCGGCATGGTGATCGCCACTGTTGGCATGCTGGTGGTCAACCGGGTGCTGCCAAGCCATCTGGTGGGCAAAGGCGAGTGGGAAAAGCTGGCTTTTTGGGGCCTCTGGGTGTTGGCCATGTTGCACGCCTTTGTGCGCAGCGCGCCGGTGGCGCAGGCTCGGCTGAACCCCGCCTGGCGAGAGCAGTGCTGGGGCATAACCGTGCTGGCCCTGGCCGCTGTTGCGCTGAACTGGCTGAGCACAGGTGACCATCTGTTCAAGACCATGGTCAGCGAGCCTTACTGGGCGGTGGCCGGTGTGGATCTGAGTCTGCTGGCCTCGGCCGGCATCGCCGTCTGGGTGGCACGCAAACTGGCGCAACGTGACCAGGCGCACTTGCCACAGCTCACTGCCGAGGTGGCCCATGGCTGA